The sequence CAGCCATGACAGTATCTCCTGCGCCCGAAACATCAAAGACATCCTGCGCAACGGATGCTCTATGGATAGCCCCGCCATCCATAATGCAGGTGATTCCTCGCTCAGATCTTGTTACAAAGAGATATTTCAAGTGGAACTTTTCCCTGATCCTCTTTCCTTCCGCCTCTATGGGAGCACTTTCATTGGGAATGCTCTTTCCTGCGCAGTCAGAAAGTTCTTTCAAATTAGGCGTGATTCCATAAGCGCCGTCATACTTTTCCCAATCACTGCCCTTAGGATCGACAAGGACAGGGACATTATATTCATTGGCTTTCTTTATGATTTTCTGAGACAGTATGTCGTCGATCATTCCCTTGCCATAATCAGAAATGACAACACAGTCCAGTCCCGCTTTTAAAAGCCCGCAAAGCCATTCCATAACGCTTTTGCATTCATCTTCAGAGAGCTTCCTGGTTCTTTCATAATCAAGCCTCATCATCTGCTGGCCTGCACCCAGAATGCGTATTTTAGCTGTCGTCTGATAATCATCAGACACAAGAATCCCCTTAGAGTCAATTCCTGCATTTTTTAAAAGCTCAAGAAGCATTTTCCCGTTCTGGTCATTCCCGACTATGCCGGAAACGAAAACCTGACAGCCCAATGATGCCAGATTGGCCGCTGTATTGGCAGCCCCGCCCGGCACGTTTCTTTCCCCTTTGACCAGATTGACCGGTACAGGCGCTTCAGGAGAGATGCGGTTCACACTCCCTGTCACGTACTGATCCATCATTACATCACCGATTACGGCTGCCTTTACTTTCAGAATATCTTCACTAAGAAATTTTTCTCCGTCTTGTCTCATGGTTCCCCTGCCAAAATCAAATACAAACTATGTTTCCTATATTATCGCATTGCTCTTTTATGCATTCTTTAATCAGCTTGTCCCAGGAATCCCACACCACTTCCGGTGCATATGGCTTCATGGATGCCTTCGCTCCGGCTCCCAGTTTCCTTCTAAGCCCGCTGTCCTTCATCAGGGACGACAGAGCTTTTGAAAATGCTTCTGCCCCGTCAGGAACAAGAAAT is a genomic window of Veillonellaceae bacterium containing:
- the rfaE2 gene encoding D-glycero-beta-D-manno-heptose 1-phosphate adenylyltransferase — translated: MRQDGEKFLSEDILKVKAAVIGDVMMDQYVTGSVNRISPEAPVPVNLVKGERNVPGGAANTAANLASLGCQVFVSGIVGNDQNGKMLLELLKNAGIDSKGILVSDDYQTTAKIRILGAGQQMMRLDYERTRKLSEDECKSVMEWLCGLLKAGLDCVVISDYGKGMIDDILSQKIIKKANEYNVPVLVDPKGSDWEKYDGAYGITPNLKELSDCAGKSIPNESAPIEAEGKRIREKFHLKYLFVTRSERGITCIMDGGAIHRASVAQDVFDVSGAGDTVMAVTAACAAAGIDMETTLELANRAAGIAVSHVGTYQVERKEVLDAWRDNEPVRLDYLPLTWKEAENKVNLWKARGETVVFTNGCFDILHRGHVTYLQKAASLGDHLIVGLNSDESVKMLKGEDRPVNRENDRSFMLAALRCVDDVVVFGEETPEKLLSHLKPDILVKGGDYKAEEVAGRQYAGSVEILPFVDGYSTTGVIKKIKREKQ